The genomic window CGGACGACGGGGCCAAGGTGGTCCGTGCGCTGGACCAACTGCACGGCGGCCCCGGTTTCCTGGTCCGCGAGTACGTCGGCTACGACGGGACGTCGACGGACGGCACGGACGCCCGCAAGTACTTCGGCTACCTGGGCCACGGCCGCAAGCTGGACCTGGTGCTCGGCTACCCCGGGCACGGCACCCCGCTGGCGGGCTGGGAGACCTACGTCCGCAACGAGGTGCGCAACGCCGGGCCGCACGCGGCCTCCATCTCGCTGGGCGTCGATGTCAACCTCGCCGCGGCCGCGGACCCCTCGGTGGTGCCCGCGGTGGTCGCCGGGGTCGAGGCGGCCAAGGACGAGGCGCGCCGACTTGGCCTGAAGAAGCTGCAGATCGGCTTCGACGAGGGCGCGTTCGGCCAGGCCGGGACGGCGTTCTGGCAGTCGCTGGCGACGACGGGCGGCGACCGGTTCCGCGACTCGATCGACTACGTCGGCCTCGAGCTCTACCCGGACGTCTTCCGCCCCTCACCCGGCGACCTGGGCGCGCAGGCGGTGAGCGCGATCGACGTGGTGCGCCGGCAGGAGATGCCGATCGCCGGGCTCTCGGACCGGGTGGCCATCCACGTGGCGGAGAACGGCTGGGACACCCTCGCGCCGCGCACCGAGGCGCAGCAGAGCGCCGCGCTGACCTCGGAGCTGACCGCGATCAACGCCGACCGGGGCCGGTTGAACATCACCGCCTACGAGTACTTCGACCTGCGCGACGACAAGTCCGCCTCGGCCAACCTGTTCGACCACTTCGGGCTGCTCAACGACGACTACACCCCGAAGGCCGCCTTCTCGACCTACCGCGACCTGGTGCACAGGCTGCGCCGGGGCTAGCCGGGTTGGTTTCCGGCCAAGTTGATGGTGTGTCCGTTCTGTGATGATCGACTGCTTCGGTTCCCACTAGGGTCACCTCATCTCCACAATGCGGCGCCGCACGGCCATCGTGCGGCGCCCGGTGGACCTGTCGATGGGACTGGTGGGAAGTGAACAGCAAGTATCGCCGTTTTCTTGACCGTTCATGGGTGAGCCGTTCGTCGGTGGGCGGTTCGTCGGTGGGCGGTTCATCGGCGGCCGCGCTGCGGAGCCGGCTCGCCGGGGTGGTGGGCGCGGTCGCGCTGCTGGCGGCGTTCTTCACCGGCACCGCCGCCGTCGGCACCGCCAGCGCCGCTCCCGTCGCCGCGACCGCCCACCCGAGCGCCGCGCCCGCTGCCGCGCCCGCTGCCGCGCCCGCCGCCGCGCAGCGTGGCGCACGGCCCGCGACAGGCGGGTGGACCTGCGCCGGGACGCCCATCCCGGCAGGCTACGTCCTGGTCGGCTTCAACCGCAGCGGCTGCAACGGGGCCGGCTCGTGGGACCAGCAGCCGGTGCGGAACGGGATCTGGACCTGCGCGGGCTCGCCGATCATCTCCGGGTACGTCATCACCAACTACCTCTCCTCCGGCTGCAGCGGCATCGGCGCCTGGTACCACCAGCTCGCCAAGAGCGGCCTGTGGACCTGCGCGGGTTCGCCGATCGTGTCGGGCTACGTGACCACCAACTACAACCGCGCCGGCTGCAACGGCATCGGTGCCTGGGTCCAGATGACCGCCCAGGCCGGCCTGTGGACCTGCCCCGGCTCTCCGGTGCCGGCCGGTTTCCGCAGCACCACCTACAACGCGGGCGGCTGCGGCGGCCAGGGGGCCTGGCTCCTCCAGCGCCGCTGATCCCGCCCGAGCCCGTCCACCGAAGGCACCGCGCCCACCGCGCGGTGCCTTTCGGCGTGCTCGGGCGTGCTCCCACCCGGCGCCTGACCCCGAACGCGACGTCCGAATGCCGCCGGACCGTCCGCCCGCAGAGCACCAGGATCGAGGTGCCGGCGAACTCCGGTGACCAGCAAGGACGAAGAGGAGAGCGGACGATGACGGCAGTGCTCGACGGCAGGGCGGCCCTGGTGACCGGCGGCAGCCGGGGCATCGGTGCGGCGGTGGCGCTGCGGCTGGCCGCGGACGGCGCCGACGTGGCGCTGACCTACCGCAGCGGTGCGGAGCAGGCGGCGCAGCTGGTCGAGCGGATCAAGGCGCTGGGACGCCGGGCGCTGGCCGTCGAGGCCGACAGCGCGGACCCGGCGGCGGTGCGGGCGGCGGTGGAAGCAGCGGCGGCGGAGTTCGGGCGGCTCGACATCGTGGTCAACAACGCGGGCGTCGGCCTGGTGGGCCCGGTCGAGGCGGTGGCACTGGCGGACGTCGACCGGGTGCTCGCCGTCAACGTGCGGGCGCCCTTCCTCGTCGCCCAGGCGGCGGCCCGGCACCTCACCGAGGG from Kitasatospora sp. NBC_01250 includes these protein-coding regions:
- a CDS encoding SDR family NAD(P)-dependent oxidoreductase, which translates into the protein MTAVLDGRAALVTGGSRGIGAAVALRLAADGADVALTYRSGAEQAAQLVERIKALGRRALAVEADSADPAAVRAAVEAAAAEFGRLDIVVNNAGVGLVGPVEAVALADVDRVLAVNVRAPFLVAQAAARHLTEGGRIISIGSCMAERAAFGGGALYAMSKTALTGLTTSLARELGPRGITVNLVHPGPIDTDMNPDEGPAADLQKGFTALGRFGRPAEVAAMVAHLAGEGGRYVSGAAIAVDGGFAA